From the Streptococcus sanguinis genome, the window TCAACTTACTAAAGAAACTATCTAAGCTATTTTATGTGGTTACACTCAAAATTTTCATGAAAATATAACCATCAATATTTCTAAAATAATTCGTCTTTTCATTCTCATACCTCATCAAATAGTTACTTTAATCAGATTTTTGATAATCAACTGCAAAAATTTCATGACAATTTCATCGTCTAGAATATTAGCAACAATATGATAATTTCCGACACGATAGCATTATTTACCTGAATAATCAGTGGTAAGCCCTCCTCTATATTATTGGGAATTTTTGGTACCTTGCAAGTGATTATCAATCTAGAGTAGAATGATAGAATGTGTATAAGCATATAATTCTTTTAACTATTTTGGAACCTTCTTTGAATAGATTACATCATAGGTAAATTTCTTCAGTATGGATTGTTTTTTTCTCCTTTTTGAGTGGATTATACCCATTGTAGACAAAAGATATTCAGGGCTTGTCAAATTTATTATCATTCTCAAATAAGTTTTCCGAATAATACAGGTGGGCCCATCCAAAAACATTCTCACAAAGGAGTTTTATGAAGAAATATCAAAAACTGTTTTTATTATCCGGAGCTGTCCTAGGTCTCTTTGCAGGCCACTCAACAGTTCATGCGACCGAAACGCCTGAATCTGAAGTCAAAATTCTAGGTCCTACTGATCGTGCCAGCAATGTCGATGTGACTGTGAACGATCGTACAGCTTCTATTAGTTATACCCGTTCCCAAGCACAAGAACCTTATCTTATTGCTCATGCTGTTTGGTCTGAAGAAAACGGACAGGATGATTTGAAATGGTATGATACACCACAAACACCCATCACTGACATTGACTTAAGCAACCATCCAGGATATGGTACGTTTCATGTTCATACCTATATACGGATAGGAGAGCGCTTGGTAGCTCTAAATGCCACTACCTTTCATGTAGATAAACCAGCTAGTAAAACGAATGCATCCGTCTCAGGAGGTACAGGGCGCATTAGCTTTTCCCGCAACAAAGACCAAGCTCACTCAAAGATTGTCCATGCTGTCTGGTCAGAAGAAAAAGGCAGCGACGACCTTCAGTGGTATGACGCAGGAGAAGAATCAACTGAATTTAATCTTTCCAAACATCGTGGTTATGGACGATACTTCGTTGACACTTACGAAAATGTAAACGGAAAAATGATTTTCCTATCTGGTACTACGTTCCATCTTGAAAATCCGAAACCGATAATCGAAACCAGCTTCCCTCAGACCGGCATTATGGAAATTACTGTCAAAAACGTACCCGATACCATGCATCGAATTGTTCTTCCAACTTGGTCTGATAAGAAAGGGCAAGATGATCTGCAATGGTACGAAGCAAGCAAAAATCCAGATGGTAGCTACAGCGCTCGGGTGGAACTCAGAAAGCATAACTACGACACTGGGGCTTACAATATCCACCTTTACGGCCAAAGCTATGTTCAACCGGAATCAACTGGTATAACAGGAACGACAGTTGAAGTTGACAGTGGAAAATTACCTTCGGACGAGGAACAGAAACCTCTTTTTACGGTGGAAAATATCAACCCCAAACAAGGGACCTACACCGTGAAAACTACCGAAACTAGCTTATCTAAACCTATTCAATCTGTTCGGGTGCCAATTTGGAGCACTAGCAATCAGAGCAATCTTAAATGGTATGCAGCCACTCCTAACGGAGATGGCTCCTTCAGCGCAACCTTTGATATCCGTAATCATCAGGCTTTGTCTGGAACCTATAACAACCATGTATATGTCACCTATAAGGACGGCAGTGAGCGTAGCTACGCAGCAGATGCCGTCTCAATGTCTACCGACCAAATTCAAGCCAAGGTTGCAGTCAGGAAAACTGAAGCTAATCGCTATGAGGTGACAGTGACAGACGCCTACGGAGATGGCGATATTATTCTGCCAACTTGGTCAGAAGTCAATGGGCAAGATGATATCAAATGG encodes:
- the lytF gene encoding murein hydrolase LytF is translated as MKKYQKLFLLSGAVLGLFAGHSTVHATETPESEVKILGPTDRASNVDVTVNDRTASISYTRSQAQEPYLIAHAVWSEENGQDDLKWYDTPQTPITDIDLSNHPGYGTFHVHTYIRIGERLVALNATTFHVDKPASKTNASVSGGTGRISFSRNKDQAHSKIVHAVWSEEKGSDDLQWYDAGEESTEFNLSKHRGYGRYFVDTYENVNGKMIFLSGTTFHLENPKPIIETSFPQTGIMEITVKNVPDTMHRIVLPTWSDKKGQDDLQWYEASKNPDGSYSARVELRKHNYDTGAYNIHLYGQSYVQPESTGITGTTVEVDSGKLPSDEEQKPLFTVENINPKQGTYTVKTTETSLSKPIQSVRVPIWSTSNQSNLKWYAATPNGDGSFSATFDIRNHQALSGTYNNHVYVTYKDGSERSYAADAVSMSTDQIQAKVAVRKTEANRYEVTVTDAYGDGDIILPTWSEVNGQDDIKWYTANKVGNGTYKFTVDTQNHKGSGLFNTHVYRRKAGQLIGLTGTSYHVEKSSVQSANIQPNYAAANATTYPVGQCTWGAKALAPWAGNYWGNGGQWAASARRAGFRTGSTPEVGAIACWDDGGYGHVGVVTHVESNTRIQIQESNYLGKQYISNFRGWFDPTASYWGRLTYIYPK